In Diachasmimorpha longicaudata isolate KC_UGA_2023 chromosome 4, iyDiaLong2, whole genome shotgun sequence, a single genomic region encodes these proteins:
- the Zasp52 gene encoding PDZ and LIM domain protein Zasp isoform X1, which produces MAQLISVKLSRFDGSPWGFRLQGGKDFGTPLIVQKVNNGSPAEAAGLRAGDAVIKVNNTEMFNLRHKDAQDVIVRAGNTFEVTVQRGGSTWRPSVSPVTPSIPSPQPHVPVGNVSPVTKTSLAAKKPEGPLIGSGHNFSPKPFLNGSSDGGAIKSIVNKQYNSPVGIYSEQTIAETLSAQAEVLAGGVLGVNFKKNEKNYNAQNSEVFKMVQEADKEPRSPEPIPSRTEFYSSVSKAIGGHATSPRSPTPIGRAMGYCHPALSVASSPRDDVHTTDEQLRLEQSSRASSTSDKRDRYETTFCHGCDCPIVGVFVRIKEKNLHVECFKCSTCGTSLKNVGYYNINNKLYCDIHAKLVARQQAPAGYVPITVPPGGKAPAGTISAALGNLTPCPKSPPLNGTSLAPALSTICRGTSDHGKPSRSCYRPIEFSPPTGPTEKDMIDEKTFTSTITIITGNEAVSKEECSANNRMKTNKNPLVTTEISGLRIEENKSPPVFNSMMNDDKIEKTSAVPHPITNNFQKYQSQLTKINRQNNANNRDRSNVRSKTNVTKTDVDGIDYNMYLNNHKQKFSQVISAMINGEDDNRTMSKYTNNDTRLKNEINHSLPLNFHTSSSSLATFLLAHRTTHPETLPASPTTPPDSSSSSISSSPIPPITTRTNHFGIPPIDTPSFHLVQTPSSNIGGPKPFSGTKVAPPNFSTPPVSNSAVNNFNRPQSQTVTESYSECNYYEEVIGEPRSRQEETSRPPSSVKGKTLNWPPVKSLEDVTYPTASPIWIDPNPVLHRQPRQAVREKRVNLQQSCCRSQSVSRNEDCEYERELACWGEDSMDKANCNAPFYRKTETCVETRRECRASSLPRPESAESTRRSLTPTRINQPTPKPWTATVGGGAYSHVEAPQVPDPPVCTICTCRIVCEKTSGPSGPEHEQEHHYHKIVCDLCKPPTPELEPQPICLYEQEVEAVEEVVEEAENETVDLSKLVPEDVAICPKGVESQHNMYTETMEKDEGNLHIKKTTIYEKTVEIVTPERGMSPAPDSDVGRQSTTPMADREVAEFSGRQECVEAASVISSVIETNRQLDELRKQEEERRRIYEEECRREEERIRRQEEEERRREENRLRILREEKEAKAQRIEASRKQTEKCCRLEEEERKHVSFSETQRQEVQQPVNSWEQQQYRREERNDGDSSMRSQECYRSFKKEVQVQDSYKQVEEEQRQCLREQVEIHKSLRQQQPERQPSLQERRIQKRFRPQSAEEMAAVQEPVCQRKHVQFLTDSDAGICSLPQTTVKNTTPKEYKTPMCDALTTAPSRPFSPFHPGVGKTEELKHYSTEIRYQEISHQAPAPQPEYYKGPYERPVSPFTDALIIAPDRPYTPLGEEVKGVFPVDKPDGARPYTPINQQQEGYCHPAEILYTDSVTRQSRTRERSLRKVEGPRPLPTPPPDYRLRDSSISPARSLSRPTTPAECKVRSGGLKKPDTIPFYQKHLVAVEQEAVASVPYVPSRSPTPHRKSPAPGPPDPPAYYTRAQAPRIRETSQQACQRSSQQASSFSGPYEKISYHMEEDTPQGHRSSDFVGTRSSYHQDSGNESYSCQYQRREEEKRSCQEKSIEEKRSYQETSEDEAETCGISKISRTQPSLPCPISHSAISDRIQRTGVKVLPTPTMNTTCQMSETRRICHQERNTSCYSSRKEESTCANTGVTVLPCRAITDTGSSKAGVVIVPCAESESSQTCPRAGICVTPTPDRSGLCVSPALHGRSAAKCSGEKGIRSGGAEIDIGNCPASGVRVGTCTDGSVCIAPCKVPGFSSVSCPKPVQKPKCPLNKPVPFPHIPLPDEAQVDPCDVCPLKKQLDSFQPIKQQQQQPRTTLSQQLTCMTVKRDKQVVHLFKSQAEASEQCDDGLHCEPREPETNSCSDGLHCEPRKNTCSDGKHCEPETYRPEPTLSRAPYAPQPFSKTQNLADPPNLSSQPDLGSGVGGIGPQGRKFAGSSAPKRGKGILNQAATGRQPVCGHCQTYVRGPFITALGQIWCPEHFVCVNPQCRRHLQDIGFVEEKGQLYCEYCFERFIAPSCNKCNNKIKGDCLTAIGKSYHPECFNCTYCGKLFGNSPFFLEEGLPYCEADWNELFTTKCYACGFPVEAGDRWVEALNNNYHSQCFNCTMCKKNLEGQSFYAKGGRPFCKNHAR; this is translated from the exons ATGGCGCAGCTGATAAGTGTCAAACTGTCGAGATTCGACGGTTCGCCCTGGGGATTTCGTCTGCAGGGGGGCAAGGACTTCGGTACACCCTTGATTGTCCAAAAG GTAAACAATGGATCACCGGCGGAGGCGGCGGGTCTGCGTGCTGGTGATGCTGTCATCAAAGTAAACAACACGGAAATGTTCAATCTGAGACACAAAGACGCTCAGGATGTCATTGTTAGAGCTGGCAACACCTTCGAGGTCACCGTACAGAG GGGTGGAAGCACCTGGAGGCCAAGTGTATCACCTGTTACACCCTCGATTCCCTCGCCGCAACCCCATGTGCCCGTTGGAAATGTTTCCCCAGTTACGAAGACATCGCTTGCTGCAAAAAAACCTGAGGGGCCGCTCATTGGTAGTGGCCACAACTTCAGTCCAAAACCATTT TTGAATGGAAGCAGTGACGGTGGAGCTATAAAATCAATCGTAAACAAGCAGTACAACAGCCCAGTTGGCATCTACAGCGAGCAGACAATAGCCGAGACTCTTTCAGCGCAAGCTGAAGTGTTGGCAGGTGGTGTTCTTGG cgTGAACTtcaagaaaaatgagaaaaactaCAACGCACAGAACAGCGAAGTATTCAAAATGGTACAGGAGGCCgacaaggagccgagaagtcCCGAGCCTA TTCCTTCCCGAACGGAGTTTTACTCATCAGTGAGCAAGGCAATTGGTGGTCATGCGACATCACCCCGTTCACCAACTCCCATTGGTCGTGCAATGGGCTACTGTCATCCAGCCCTATCAGTCGCCTCATCACCCCGTGATGACGTTCACACGACAGATGAACAGCTACGTCTCGAGCAGTCATCGCGTGCATCATCGACATCAGACAAACGTGACAGATACGAGACAACTTTTTGCCACGGCTGCGACTGTCCAATAGT TGGAGTCTTTGTGAGGATCAAGGAGAAGAACCTTCACGTTGAGTGCTTCAAGTGTTCAACATGCGGCACTTCGTTGAAGAACGTGGGCTACTACAACATCAATAATAAGTTGTACTGCGACATACACGCAAAACTCGTTGCTAGACAACAGGCACCAGCTGGTTATGTACCAATTACAGTACCACC agGTGGAAAAGCTCCAGCGGGAACAATTTCAGCGGCTCTAGGAAATTTGACACCTTGTCCAAAGTCTCCACCACTAAACGGTACCAGCTTGGCACCCGCCCTCTCG ACAATCTGTCGTGGAACTTCGGATCACGGTAAGCCATCAAGAAGCTGCTATCGTCCGATTGaattttcacccccaactggCCCCACCGAGAAGGACATGATCGACGAGAAGACCTTCACAAgcacaataacaataataaccgGAAACGAGGCTGTAAGCAAGGAAGAGTGTTCCGCTAACAATCGAATGAAGACTAACAAAAATCCCCTGGTGACGACTGAGATATCAGGATTGCGAATCGAAGAGAACAAATCACCACCTGTTTTCAATTCTATGATGAACGATGACAAGATTGAAAAAACCAGCGCTGTCCCTCACCCCATCACTaacaatttccaaaaatatcaaTCTCAACTGACGAAAATCAACCGACAAAACAACGCGAATAATCGCGACAGATCGAATGTCAGGAGCAAGACAAATGTCACTAAGACTGACGTGGACGGAATTGATTACAACATGTACTTGAACAAtcacaaacaaaaatttaGCCAAGTTATATCGGCAATGATAAATGGTGAGGACGATAACAGGACAATGTCAAAGTACACAAATAACGACACACGACTGAAGAATGAGATCAATCACTCATTACCGTTGAACTTCCACACGTCCTCGAGTTCCCTAGCTACCTTTCTTCTTGCCCATCGGACAACTCACCCTGAAACCCTGCCAGCATCACCAACAACCCCCCCAGACTCGTCATCCTCATCGATATCATCGTCTCCAATACCACCAATTACCACAAGG ACCAATCACTTTGGCATTCCGCCCATCGATACACCCAGTTTTCATCTAGTGCAG ACCCCGTCGAGTAATATTGGAGGTCCCAAGCCCTTCAGTGGAACCAAGGTAGCTCCACCAAATTTCTCAACACCACCGGTCTCCAACTCCGCAGTCAATAATTTCAATCGTCCCCAGAGTCAGACAGTTACTG AATCTTACTCCGAGTGCAATTACTACGAGGAGGTGATAGGGGAGCCGCGTTCACGTCAGGAAGAGACCTCAAGGCCGCCATCTTCGGTGAAGGGTAAAACGTTAAATTGGCCACCGGTGAAATCGTTGGAGGACGTGACATATCCAACAGCGAGTCCCATCTGGATTGATCCCAATCCCGTACTTCATCGTCAGCCACGTCAGGCTGTTCGTGAAAAACGCGTTAACCTTCAGCAGTCCTGCTGCAGAAGTCAAAGCGTAAGTCGTAACGAAGATTGCGAGTACGAGAGGGAGTTGGCCTGCTGGGGTGAGGACAGTATGGACAAGGCAAACTGCAATGCCCCTTTTTATCGAAAGACGGAGACGTGCGTGGAGACGCGAAGAGAATGTCGAGCCTCCAGTCTACCCCGTCCTGAATCAGCTGAAAGTACGCGAAGATCATTAACACCAACGAGAATCAATCAGCCGACGCCAAAGCCCTGGACAGCGACTGTCGGCGGAGGTGCTTACTCTCACGTGGAGGCGCCCCAGGTTCCGGATCCACCGGTCTGTACGATATGCACCTGCAGAATAGTCTGCGAAAAGACATCTGGACCATCTGGTCCTGAGCACGAGCAGGAGCATCACTACCATAAGATTGTCTGCGACCTGTGCAAACCGCCAACTCCTGAACTGGAGCCTCAGCCCATCTGTTTATACGAACAAGAAGTTGAGGCGGTTGAGGAAGTTGTCGAGGAAGCCGAAAACGAAACGGTCGATTTGTCGAAACTGGTACCGGAGGACGTGGCGATATGCCCCAAGGGTGTGGAGAGCCAGCACAATATGTACACGGAGACGATGGAGAAGGATGAGGGAAACCTTCACATCAAGAAGACAACGATCTACGAGAAAACAGTCGAAATTGTAACGCCAGAACGAGGCATGTCACCGGCGCCAGATTCAGATGTAGGTAGACAATCGACAACGCCAATGGCGGATCGTGAGGTGGCGGAATTTTCCGGTCGTCAGGAGTGTGTGGAAGCAGCGAGTGTCATCAGTTCGGTAATCGAAACTAATCGTCAGTTGGACGAACTCCGGAAACAGGAGGAGGAGCGACGGAGAATTTACGAGGAAGAGTGTCGACGAGAGGAGGAGAGAATCAGACGACAAGAGGAGGAAGAGAGACGACGTGAGGAGAATCGTTTACGAATATTACGAGAAGAGAAGGAAGCTAAAGCCCAGAGAATAGAAGCGTCGAGAAAGCAAACGGAAAAGTGTTGTCGATTGGAAGAAGAGGAGCGCAAACATGTCAGCTTTTCGGAAACACAAAGACAAGAAGTACAACAGCCGGTGAACTCCTGGGAGCAACAGCAGTACAGACGAGAGGAGAGGAACGATGGAGACAGCAGTATGAGATCTCAAGAATGTTATCGTTCTTTCAAAAAAGAAGTGCAAGTTCAGGACAGCTACAAACAGGTTGAGGAGGAACAGCGTCAGTGCCTGCGAGAGCAAGTGGAGATTCACAAGTCACTTCGTCAACAGCAGCCAGAACGTCAGCCATCTCTTCAGGAGCGCCGCATTCAGAAGCGATTCCGTCCACAATCGGCAGAAGAGATGGCTGCGGTGCAAGAGCCAGTTTGTCAACGGAAACACGTGCAATTTCTTACCGATTCTGATGCTGGAATTTGTTCCCTGCCTCAGACGACGGTGAAAAATACTACACCCAAGGAATACAAAACCCCGATGTGCGACGCCCTGACGACAGCGCCATCACGGCCATTTTCACCGTTTCATCCTGGAGTCGGTAAAACAGAGGAACTGAAGCATTACTCAACGGAGATTCGATATCAGGAGATTTCTCATCAGGCACCGGCACCGCAACCTGAATATTACAAAGGCCCTTACGAAAGGCCCGTTTCGCCGTTTACTGACGCCCTCATCATCGCTCCAGATCGTCCTTACACCCCCCTCGGAGAAGAGGTGAAGGGAGTTTTTCCCGTTGACAAGCCAGACGGAGCCCGCCCTTACACGCCGATAAATCAACAGCAGGAGGGCTACTGTCATCCTGCTGAGATCCTCTACACCGATTCCGTGACACGTCAATCAAGAACCAGAGAGAGAAGTCTCAGAAAAGTGGAGGGTCCGAGGCCCCTACCGACTCCCCCACCGGATTATAGATTGAGGGACTCGTCGATATCTCCGGCGCGGTCTCTCTCACGTCCAACAACACCAGCTGAATGTAAAGTCCGATCCGGGGGACTGAAGAAACCTGACACAATTCCGTTCTACCAGAAGCATCTGGTGGCGGTCGAGCAAGAAGCTGTTGCCAGTGTTCCCTACGTCCCAAGTAGATCGCCAACACCTCATAGAAAATCTCCAGCTCCTGGACCCCCAGATCCTCCCGCATACTACACCCGAGCTCAAGCTCCGAGAATCCGCGAAACGTCTCAACAAGCCTGTCAGCGGAGCAGCCAGCAGGCCTCTTCGTTCTCCGGGCCATATGAGAAAATATCTTATCATATGGAAGAAGACACCCCTCAGGGTCACCGATCATCGGATTTCGTCGGCACTCGTTCGTCTTATCATCAAGATTCGGGGAATGAATCCTACTCATGTCAGTATCAACGACGAGAGGAGGAGAAGCGTTCATGCCAAGAGAAATCTATCGAGGAAAAGCGATCTTACCAAGAGACATCGGAGGATGAAGCAGAGACCTGCGGAATCTCCAAGATCTCCCGCACCCAGCCGTCTCTGCCATGTCCGATAAGTCATTCGGCAATATCCGACAGAATTCAGAGGACAGGAGTTAAAGTCCTCCCAACACCCACCATGAATACCACCTGTCAAATGTCCGAGACCCGGAGAATATGCCATCAGGAACGCAATACAAGTTGTTACAGTTCCCGGAAGGAGGAGAGTACCTGCGCAAACACTGGAGTCACGGTTCTTCCGTGTCGAGCAATCACAGACACTGGATCCAGTAAAGCTGGCGTGGTAATTGTTCCCTGCGCCGAATCCGAAAGCTCCCAGACGTGTCCACGAGCCGGAATTTGTGTCACTCCAACGCCTGACAGATCCGGCCTCTGTGTCTCACCAGCTTTACATGGTAGATCAGCTGCCAAGTGCAGTGGAGAGAAGGGAATTCGCTCCGGAGGTGCCGAAATtgatatcggaaattgtccagCGTCTGGAGTGCGCGTGGGCACCTGCACAGACGGTTCCGTCTGCATCGCTCCCTGCAAAGTCCCCGGATTCTCTTCCGTTTCCTGCCCGAAGCCGGTGCAGAAGCCAAAATGTCCGCTGAACAAACCCGTTCCCTTTCCTCACATACCCCTTCCCGACGAAGCACAAGTCGACCCCTGCGATGTTTGTCCGCTTAAAAAACAGCTTGACAGCTTTCAACCGATAAAacagcagcaacagcagccTCGCACAACTCTCAGCCAGCAGCTTACTTGCATGACTGTTAAACGCGACAAACAAGTTGTTCATTTGTTCAAATCCCAAGCAGAAGCTTCGGAGCAGTGTGACGATGGCCTTCATTGTGAGCCTCGTGAGCCAGAAACGAACAGTTGTTCCGATGGCCTTCATTGTGAGCCACGTAAAAACACCTGCTCCGATGGTAAACACTGCGAACCCGAGACATATCGACCTGAACCAACCCTTTCGCGCGCACCCTATGCCCCTCAACCATTTAGTAAAACCCAGAACTTAGCAGACCCACCAAATTTGTCGTCCCAACCGGATTTAGGTAGCGGTGTTGGTGGAATTGGGCCACAGGGTAGAAAATTCGCTGGAAGCTCAGCTCCCAAACGCGGAAAGGGAATTCTCAATCAGGCAGCCACTGGACGACAGCCCGTCTGTGGACATTGTCAGACATACGTCAG GGGCCCCTTCATCACCGCCCTCGGACAAATTTGGTGTCCCGAGCACTTCGTCTGCGTAAATCCCCAGTGCCGTCGTCACCTCCAGGACATTGGCTTCGTTGAGGAGAAGGGCCAGCTGTACTGCGAATACTGTTTCGAGCGTTTCATCGCCCCTTCGTGCAACAAGTGCAACAACAAGATCAAGGGTGATTGCCTCACTGCGATTGGCAAATCCTATCATCCGGAGTGCTTCAACTGCACTTACTGTGGCAAATTGTTTGGCAACAGTCCGTTCTTCCTTGAGGAGG
- the Zasp52 gene encoding PDZ and LIM domain protein Zasp isoform X7 has product MAQLISVKLSRFDGSPWGFRLQGGKDFGTPLIVQKVNNGSPAEAAGLRAGDAVIKVNNTEMFNLRHKDAQDVIVRAGNTFEVTVQRGGSTWRPSVSPVTPSIPSPQPHVPVGNVSPVTKTSLAAKKPEGPLIGSGHNFSPKPFLNGSSDGGAIKSIVNKQYNSPVGIYSEQTIAETLSAQAEVLAGGVLGVNFKKNEKNYNAQNSEVFKMVQEADKEPRSPEPIPSRTEFYSSVSKAIGGHATSPRSPTPIGRAMGYCHPALSVASSPRDDVHTTDEQLRLEQSSRASSTSDKRDRYETTFCHGCDCPIVGVFVRIKEKNLHVECFKCSTCGTSLKNVGYYNINNKLYCDIHAKLVARQQAPAGYVPITVPPGGKAPAGTISAALGNLTPCPKSPPLNGTSLAPALSTICRGTSDHGKPSRSCYRPIEFSPPTGPTEKDMIDEKTFTSTITIITGNEAVSKEECSANNRMKTNKNPLVTTEISGLRIEENKSPPVFNSMMNDDKIEKTSAVPHPITNNFQKYQSQLTKINRQNNANNRDRSNVRSKTNVTKTDVDGIDYNMYLNNHKQKFSQVISAMINGEDDNRTMSKYTNNDTRLKNEINHSLPLNFHTSSSSLATFLLAHRTTHPETLPASPTTPPDSSSSSISSSPIPPITTRTNHFGIPPIDTPSFHLVQTPSSNIGGPKPFSGTKVAPPNFSTPPVSNSAVNNFNRPQSQTVTGSGVGGIGPQGRKFAGSSAPKRGKGILNQAATGRQPVCGHCQTYVRGPFITALGQIWCPEHFVCVNPQCRRHLQDIGFVEEKGQLYCEYCFERFIAPSCNKCNNKIKGDCLTAIGKSYHPECFNCTYCGKLFGNSPFFLEEGLPYCEADWNELFTTKCYACGFPVEAGDRWVEALNNNYHSQCFNCTMCKKNLEGQSFYAKGGRPFCKNHAR; this is encoded by the exons ATGGCGCAGCTGATAAGTGTCAAACTGTCGAGATTCGACGGTTCGCCCTGGGGATTTCGTCTGCAGGGGGGCAAGGACTTCGGTACACCCTTGATTGTCCAAAAG GTAAACAATGGATCACCGGCGGAGGCGGCGGGTCTGCGTGCTGGTGATGCTGTCATCAAAGTAAACAACACGGAAATGTTCAATCTGAGACACAAAGACGCTCAGGATGTCATTGTTAGAGCTGGCAACACCTTCGAGGTCACCGTACAGAG GGGTGGAAGCACCTGGAGGCCAAGTGTATCACCTGTTACACCCTCGATTCCCTCGCCGCAACCCCATGTGCCCGTTGGAAATGTTTCCCCAGTTACGAAGACATCGCTTGCTGCAAAAAAACCTGAGGGGCCGCTCATTGGTAGTGGCCACAACTTCAGTCCAAAACCATTT TTGAATGGAAGCAGTGACGGTGGAGCTATAAAATCAATCGTAAACAAGCAGTACAACAGCCCAGTTGGCATCTACAGCGAGCAGACAATAGCCGAGACTCTTTCAGCGCAAGCTGAAGTGTTGGCAGGTGGTGTTCTTGG cgTGAACTtcaagaaaaatgagaaaaactaCAACGCACAGAACAGCGAAGTATTCAAAATGGTACAGGAGGCCgacaaggagccgagaagtcCCGAGCCTA TTCCTTCCCGAACGGAGTTTTACTCATCAGTGAGCAAGGCAATTGGTGGTCATGCGACATCACCCCGTTCACCAACTCCCATTGGTCGTGCAATGGGCTACTGTCATCCAGCCCTATCAGTCGCCTCATCACCCCGTGATGACGTTCACACGACAGATGAACAGCTACGTCTCGAGCAGTCATCGCGTGCATCATCGACATCAGACAAACGTGACAGATACGAGACAACTTTTTGCCACGGCTGCGACTGTCCAATAGT TGGAGTCTTTGTGAGGATCAAGGAGAAGAACCTTCACGTTGAGTGCTTCAAGTGTTCAACATGCGGCACTTCGTTGAAGAACGTGGGCTACTACAACATCAATAATAAGTTGTACTGCGACATACACGCAAAACTCGTTGCTAGACAACAGGCACCAGCTGGTTATGTACCAATTACAGTACCACC agGTGGAAAAGCTCCAGCGGGAACAATTTCAGCGGCTCTAGGAAATTTGACACCTTGTCCAAAGTCTCCACCACTAAACGGTACCAGCTTGGCACCCGCCCTCTCG ACAATCTGTCGTGGAACTTCGGATCACGGTAAGCCATCAAGAAGCTGCTATCGTCCGATTGaattttcacccccaactggCCCCACCGAGAAGGACATGATCGACGAGAAGACCTTCACAAgcacaataacaataataaccgGAAACGAGGCTGTAAGCAAGGAAGAGTGTTCCGCTAACAATCGAATGAAGACTAACAAAAATCCCCTGGTGACGACTGAGATATCAGGATTGCGAATCGAAGAGAACAAATCACCACCTGTTTTCAATTCTATGATGAACGATGACAAGATTGAAAAAACCAGCGCTGTCCCTCACCCCATCACTaacaatttccaaaaatatcaaTCTCAACTGACGAAAATCAACCGACAAAACAACGCGAATAATCGCGACAGATCGAATGTCAGGAGCAAGACAAATGTCACTAAGACTGACGTGGACGGAATTGATTACAACATGTACTTGAACAAtcacaaacaaaaatttaGCCAAGTTATATCGGCAATGATAAATGGTGAGGACGATAACAGGACAATGTCAAAGTACACAAATAACGACACACGACTGAAGAATGAGATCAATCACTCATTACCGTTGAACTTCCACACGTCCTCGAGTTCCCTAGCTACCTTTCTTCTTGCCCATCGGACAACTCACCCTGAAACCCTGCCAGCATCACCAACAACCCCCCCAGACTCGTCATCCTCATCGATATCATCGTCTCCAATACCACCAATTACCACAAGG ACCAATCACTTTGGCATTCCGCCCATCGATACACCCAGTTTTCATCTAGTGCAG ACCCCGTCGAGTAATATTGGAGGTCCCAAGCCCTTCAGTGGAACCAAGGTAGCTCCACCAAATTTCTCAACACCACCGGTCTCCAACTCCGCAGTCAATAATTTCAATCGTCCCCAGAGTCAGACAGTTACTG GTAGCGGTGTTGGTGGAATTGGGCCACAGGGTAGAAAATTCGCTGGAAGCTCAGCTCCCAAACGCGGAAAGGGAATTCTCAATCAGGCAGCCACTGGACGACAGCCCGTCTGTGGACATTGTCAGACATACGTCAG GGGCCCCTTCATCACCGCCCTCGGACAAATTTGGTGTCCCGAGCACTTCGTCTGCGTAAATCCCCAGTGCCGTCGTCACCTCCAGGACATTGGCTTCGTTGAGGAGAAGGGCCAGCTGTACTGCGAATACTGTTTCGAGCGTTTCATCGCCCCTTCGTGCAACAAGTGCAACAACAAGATCAAGGGTGATTGCCTCACTGCGATTGGCAAATCCTATCATCCGGAGTGCTTCAACTGCACTTACTGTGGCAAATTGTTTGGCAACAGTCCGTTCTTCCTTGAGGAGG